Proteins encoded together in one Lepus europaeus isolate LE1 chromosome 13, mLepTim1.pri, whole genome shotgun sequence window:
- the LOC133773050 gene encoding histone deacetylase 1-like has protein sequence MVQTQGTRRKVCYYYDGDVGNYYYGQGHPMKPHRIRMTHNLLLNYGLYRKMEIYRPHKANAEEMTKYHSEDYIKFLCSIRPDNMSEYSKQMQRSRAVKLNKQQTDIAVNWAGGLHHAKKSEASGFCYVNDIVLAILELLKYHQRVLYIDIDIHHSDGVEEAFYTTDRIMTVSFHKYGEYFPGTGDLRDIGAGRGRYYAVNYPLRDGIDDESYEAIFKLVMSKVMEMFQPSAVVLQCGSDTLSGDRLGCFNLTIKGHAKCVDFVKSFNLPMLMLGGGGYTIRNVARCWTYETAVALDTEIPNELPYNDYFEYFGPDFKLHISPSNMTNQNTNEYLEKIKQRLFENLRMLPPAPGVQMQAIPEGAIPEESGGEDEEDPDKRISICPSDKRIACEEEFSDSEEEGEGGRKNSSNFKKAKRVKTEDEKEKDAEEKKEVAEEEKTQEGKPEAKGVKEEVKLA, from the coding sequence ATGGTGCAGACTCAGGGCACCAGGAGGAAAGTCTGTTACTACTACGACGGTGATGTTGGGAATTACTACTATGGACAAGGCCATCCAATGAAGCCTCACCGAATCCGCATGACTCACAACTTGCTGCTCAACTATGGTCTCTACCGGAAAATGGAAATCTATCGCCCTCACAAAGCCAATGCAGAGGAGATGACCAAGTACCACAGCGAAGACTACATAAAGTTCTTGTGTTCCATTCGTCCAGATAACATGTCCGAGTACAGCAAGCAGATGCAGCGATCAAGAGCTGTGAAACTTAATAAGCAGCAGACGGACATCGCTGTGAATTGGGCTGGGGGCCTGCACCATGCAAAGAAGTCCGAGGCATCTGGCTTCTGTTACGTCAATGATATCGTCTTGGCCATCCTGGAACTGCTAAAGTATCACCAGAGGGTGCTGTATATTGACATTGATATCCACCACAGCGATGGCGTGGAAGAGGCCTTCTATACCACAGACCGGATCATGACCGTGTCCTTTCATAAGTATGGAGAGTACTTCCCAGGGACTGGGGACCTACGGGATATTGGGGCTGGCAGAGGCAGATATTATGCTGTTAACTACCCGCTCCGAGATGGGATTGACGACGAGTCCTATGAGGCCATTTTCAAGCTGGTCATGTCCAAAGTGATGGAGATGTTCCAGCCTAGCGCCGTGGTCTTACAGTGTGGTTCAGACACCCTGTCTGGGGATCGGCTGGGTTGCTTCAATCTGACCATCAAAGGGCACGCCAAGTGTGTGGACTTTGTCAAGAGCTTCAACCTGCCCATGCTGATGCTGGGAGGAGGTGGTTACACCATCCGCAATGTCGCCCGGTGCTGGACATACGAaactgctgtggccctggacacAGAGATCCCTAATGAGCTTCCATACAATGACTACTTCGAATACTTTGGGCCAGATTTTAAGCTTCACATCAGTCCTTCCAATATGACGAACCAGAACACTAATGAGTATCTGGAAAAGATCAAACAGCGGCTGTTCGAGAACCTGAGGATGCTGCCGCCCGCACCTGGGGTCCAAATGCAGGCGATTCCTGAGGGTGCCATCCCGGAGGAGAGTGGCGGTGAGGATGAAGAGGACCCTGACAAGCGCATCTCGATCTGTCCCTCTGACAAACGAATTGCCTGTGAGGAGGAGTTTTCTGACTccgaagaggagggagagggcggGCGCAAGAATTCTTCCAACTTCAAGAAAGCCAAGAGAGTCAAAACAgaagatgaaaaagagaaagatgccgaagagaagaaagaagtcgCAGAAGAGGAGAAAACGCAGGaggggaagccagaagccaaagggGTCAAAGAGGAGGTCAAGCTGGCCTGA